In the genome of Microcoleus vaginatus PCC 9802, the window CTGCGTTTATCTGCGTTTACCTGCGGTTAAAAATTCCCATTTAGTATTTTTGCGATCGGTTTAAAAAGACCAAAAACCCCCATTAACCGAGGAGAGAAACGGAAATGAACACAGCTCAACTATTGGTAAAATGTTTAGAAAATGAAGGCGTCGAATACGTCTTCGGACTTCCTGGAGAAGAAAATTTAGAAATTCTAGAAGCCCTGAGAAACTCTTCAATTAAATTTATTACTACTCGCCACGAACAAGGCGCGGCTTTCATGGCCGACGTTTACGGTCGTCTCACCGGCAAAGCCGGCGTTTGCTTGTCCACCTTGGGCCCAGGCGCAACTAACTTAATGACAGGAGTTGCTGACGCCAACTTAGACGGCGCTCCTTTAATAGCAATTACCGGACAAGTGGGCACAGACAGGATGCACATAGAATCGCACCAATATTTAGATTTGGTTGCCATGTTTGAGCCAGTTACTAAGTGGAATGCTCAAATTGTTCGCCCCAGCACGACGGCAGAAATTGTCCGCAAAGCCTTTAAAGTAGCTCAAAGTGAAAAGCCGGGAGCAGTTCACATTGACTTACCTGAAAACATCGCAGCAATGCCTGCTGAAGGAAATCCGCTCACCAAAGACAACCGCGAAAAAACTTTTGGCGCTTACCAAAGCTTGAATAAAGCCGCTGTGGCAATTTCCAAGGCAAAAAGTCCTCTGCTTTTAGTAGGAAACGGCGCAATCCGCGCTAACGCCAGCGATGCTTTGACACAATTTGCTACTCGATTGAATATTCCTGTAGCTAATACTTTCATGGGCAAAGGTGTAATTCCTTACACTCATCCTTTGGCACTGTGGACGACGGGATTGCAAAAACGGGATTATATTAGCTGTGCTTTTGAAGAAACGGATTTAGTGATTGCTGTTGGCTACGATTTGATTGAATATTCCCCGAAGAAGTGGAATCCAGAAGGAAAAATTCCTATTATTCACATTGGATCTTTGCCAGCAGAAATTGACAGCAGTTATATTCCTCTTATAGAAGTTGTGGGAGATATTTCTGATTCCCTCAATGAAATTTTGCAGCGTGCCGATCGCATGGAGAAAGTAGATCCTTTTGCTAAGCAATTGCGGGCGGATATTCGCGCTGGGTACGAACAATATGCAGCCGACGACGGTTTCCCGATCAAGCCACAAAAACTCATTTACGATTTGCGGCAAGTCCTGGGCCCGGAAGATATTCTGATATCTGATGTGGGAGCTCACAAAATGTGGATCGCGCGGCACTATCATTGCGATCGCCCCAATACCTGTTTGATTTCCAACGGATTTGCGGCGATGGGAATTGCGATTCCGGGTGCGGTGGCTGCAAAACTCGTTTATCCCGATCGCAAAGTAATAGCAGCCACCGGCGACGGCGGTTTTATGATGAACTGTCAAGAGTTAGAAACTGCTTTGCGAGTCGGTACTAATTTTGTGACGCTAATCTTTAATGATGGCGGCTACGGCTTAATTGAATGGAAGCAACAAGATTATTTTGGTCATTCAGATTTCGTCAAGTTTGGCAATCCCGATTTTGTGAAATTTGCCGAAAGTATGGGTTTAAAAGGCTATCGTGTGGAAGCTGCAACCGATTTTATTCCGATTCTGAAAGAAGCCCTGGCTCAAGATGTCCCTTGCGTGATTGACTGTCCGGTAGACTACCGGGAAAATGCGCGTTTCAGTCAATTATCTGGGGATATGAGTTGCAATTTGTAAGAGTAGCCCGAAATCAGGAAACGGCACTGCCGTTTCCTCCATCGCCGTACAGACTCTCGACAGATTATTGAGGCTTGGATTACACAAGCTGGAGCGCAACTCATTTATTTATCTCCCTACTCTCCCGATTTTAATCCGATTGAAAACTGTTGGTCTAAGTTCAAAGCCTATTTACGCGCCGTGGCCGCTCGGTGTCGAGATATTGTCGAAACCGCTTTAGTTGATGCGATTGATTCCCTCACACTTAAAGATATTGAAAATTGGTTTACTCATTGCTGTTACTGTACTACACAAAGTTAGAAAAGGCTGTATGCTTGACCTACTCTTAGAGTCAAAGTTAGCTCGCTCTTGGTACTGCGATCGCCTCAACCCGCTCTCAACCGCCGCCAATTCGGTGAAGGTCGGGGATGGAGGCTGGGTAGGAGGATCGCTAAGTTCTCAGCTTCGATCTCATATTGGCGATCGCAGTGATCGTAAAAGCTATTTATTTAGCCTTTTACGTTAACCTCAAGGAGATGTTCTTTTTGTCGTTCGCTGCTCCCAGCGTGCTGCTGGAAAAACTGAATCATAGAATGTCCCGGTTTTAAACCCCGTATCTTGAACACTTCATCTTTGCTAGCGCCAGTAATCATCATCCGTATCTCTCCAGGTTTAGGTTCTTCTAAATCCTCATCATCATCCTCACGATCTACTGGTAAAACATCCACTACCTGGCTGGTTTGAATCACTTCATAAGTCCGAAAAATGCCCGTTGTTCCCCATCCTGGTAGTGTAAGGGTATAGGTT includes:
- a CDS encoding acetolactate synthase large subunit, producing MNTAQLLVKCLENEGVEYVFGLPGEENLEILEALRNSSIKFITTRHEQGAAFMADVYGRLTGKAGVCLSTLGPGATNLMTGVADANLDGAPLIAITGQVGTDRMHIESHQYLDLVAMFEPVTKWNAQIVRPSTTAEIVRKAFKVAQSEKPGAVHIDLPENIAAMPAEGNPLTKDNREKTFGAYQSLNKAAVAISKAKSPLLLVGNGAIRANASDALTQFATRLNIPVANTFMGKGVIPYTHPLALWTTGLQKRDYISCAFEETDLVIAVGYDLIEYSPKKWNPEGKIPIIHIGSLPAEIDSSYIPLIEVVGDISDSLNEILQRADRMEKVDPFAKQLRADIRAGYEQYAADDGFPIKPQKLIYDLRQVLGPEDILISDVGAHKMWIARHYHCDRPNTCLISNGFAAMGIAIPGAVAAKLVYPDRKVIAATGDGGFMMNCQELETALRVGTNFVTLIFNDGGYGLIEWKQQDYFGHSDFVKFGNPDFVKFAESMGLKGYRVEAATDFIPILKEALAQDVPCVIDCPVDYRENARFSQLSGDMSCNL